ATGGGGCGTCACACCATCGACTGGCATCCCTACGATCGCCTTCGGCAACCAGAAAGGCGGGACGGGAAAGACAACCGCGACGATCAACAGTGCCGCGGCACTGGCCACTCGCAACCACGATGTTCTTGCAATCGATATGGACCCACAAGCCGACATGACGAAAGGGCTTGGACTGGGTCCGGGCGACGACAACGATCCGTCAAGCCCGAAGAACGACCTCCCCAACACACTAGTCACCGATGACGAGAATCTGCTCGACGTACTCGTCGACAATCCGCGTACGCACGATACTAGTCTTTCAGAGATCGTGATCGAAGCCGACGAGTACGACCATCTGAACTTCGACCTGATTCCCAGTCACAAGGACATGGGCCTTGCTCGAGATTGGATGGACGATGCGAATGCTCGTCTCTCGCTGAAATTCGCCCTTGAAGAGATGGTTGACGACGGATACAACTACGATTTTATCGTAGTCGATTGCCCTCCCGACCTCTCAGTCCTGACGGACGCGGCCTTCATCGCGGCTCAGAACGTCTTCCTGGCTGCACAGACCCAAGCAACATCACGGGATGCACTTGACGACCTGTGGGACCAGCTGGAGTCCATCGAGGACAACC
This genomic window from Halobiforma lacisalsi AJ5 contains:
- a CDS encoding ParA family protein, with amino-acid sequence MTESPRGWGVTPSTGIPTIAFGNQKGGTGKTTATINSAAALATRNHDVLAIDMDPQADMTKGLGLGPGDDNDPSSPKNDLPNTLVTDDENLLDVLVDNPRTHDTSLSEIVIEADEYDHLNFDLIPSHKDMGLARDWMDDANARLSLKFALEEMVDDGYNYDFIVVDCPPDLSVLTDAAFIAAQNVFLAAQTQATSRDALDDLWDQLESIEDNQQIEIAIVGLLANMYRDDGQSEKFLNAFDESFASMAPIFKLPMRVAIQRAWDNGRDIFEWEDANDQQVERDIFFEVAETMERAFDKTQVEV